A single genomic interval of Microbacterium galbinum harbors:
- the msrB gene encoding peptide-methionine (R)-S-oxide reductase MsrB: protein MSYSVEKTEDEWRKELGDDQYAVLRQAATERAWTGELLDEGRAGLYTCGACGAELFQSGTKFDSGCGWPSFYESIRPEAVELIEDTSLGMVRTEVRCATCGSHLGHVFPDGFGTPTGDRYCMNSLAMNFTPEAPEA from the coding sequence ATGTCGTACAGCGTGGAAAAGACCGAAGACGAGTGGCGCAAGGAGCTCGGCGACGACCAGTACGCCGTGCTGCGCCAGGCGGCGACCGAGCGCGCCTGGACCGGCGAGCTGCTCGACGAGGGACGCGCCGGCCTCTACACCTGCGGCGCATGCGGCGCCGAGCTCTTCCAGAGCGGCACGAAGTTCGACTCCGGCTGCGGCTGGCCGAGCTTCTACGAGTCGATCCGCCCCGAGGCCGTCGAGCTCATCGAGGACACCTCGCTCGGCATGGTCCGCACCGAAGTGCGGTGCGCGACGTGCGGATCGCACCTCGGCCATGTCTTCCCCGACGGCTTCGGCACCCCGACCGGCGACCGCTACTGCATGAACTCGCTGGCGATGAACTTCACTCCCGAGGCCCCCGAGGCGTGA